One Spea bombifrons isolate aSpeBom1 chromosome 1, aSpeBom1.2.pri, whole genome shotgun sequence DNA window includes the following coding sequences:
- the TCTN1 gene encoding tectonic-1: MSVLGGCFVLHLLAVITLCVSEQPRGGSYSDLTKIDELEDPGIYLLTENGTVPWEDSSNDSHHSREQYGPTPYGTTTTTAAAAASDVLSTEKPVVTPVTGSSDTAPPVSEVFPETQAPVIVTDPGSSVEPRARALPSPVTNVASLCVCDLLVDQCDVNCCCDSTCSASDFSVFSGCSIPVVTGDSQLCTRDAAFYSMNFIPAVPQRVIQNAELINPNVFCIQATNYGPALSFITPDVPTESNFDSLLKEFGEVSFNTDNLVVSSGAQNATRYKYGSPVLTSDSFLKLPASLGTNVCTDNNPIGFLMNQDFRCTRSVQIDNCSVPALSLGTYTDIGILTAPNSEKPVNITVQSIFLKSLNGTLTIENPGNVTPSFDNATGICSFVVLGGSYTIMYTDQGEITNVTASFTLGTIDSTVVPIEQSFQIRFIQDGTVPSPISGNPGYVVGLPLMAGFKLTQSGIIQSTNRFNQLTMLRSSADQNCLVEEGSRTPVLFGYNMVSGCRLRYSLTAFCQLAADVVLKVLRGQQFPDYVASFGNSQPQNVLDWVPITVVSSTEQGNIPDACKIPVSLETEVRWTKYGSLVNPQAKIVNVTQKISHVFIPTALSASERFLQISTSVSFIDVSAPAQPGYKAQPTIDAKLPFGFFHPFV, translated from the exons ATGTCTGTATTAGGGGGCTGCTTTGTCCTGCATTTACTCGCCGTAATAACTTTGTGTGTCTCGGAACAGCCCCGGGGTGGTTCTTACTCGGATTTAACCAAGATCGATGAACTGGAGGACCCGGGGATATACTTACTCACGGAAAACGGGACTGTCCCATGGGAAGACTCATCAAATGACTCCCATCATAGCAGGGAGCAGTATGGTCCCACTCCGTATGGCACAACAAcgacaacagcagcagcagcagcatctgaTGTGCTTAGTACCGAGAAGCCCGTGGTTACCCCGGTAACGGGAAGCTCGGACACAGCTCCCCCGGTTTCAGAGGTATTTCCTGAGACCCAGGCTCCTGTCATTGTGACTGACCCCGGTTCCTCTGTGGAGCCCCGTGCTCGGGCTCTGCCCTCCCCTGTCACTAACG TTGCCAGCCTGTGTGTTTGCGACCTGTTGGTGGATCAGTGTGATGTTAACTGTTGCTGCGACTCGACGTGTTCTGCATCGGATTTCAGCGTTTTTTCAGGATGCTCGATTCCTGTTGTCAC TGGTGACAGTCAGCTGTGCACACGTGATGCTGCTTTCTATTCAATGAATTTTATCCCTGCAGTTCCCCAAAGAGTCATCCAAAATGCGGAGCTCATTAATCCAAATGTGTTCTGCATTCAAGCAACCAACT atGGACCAGCATTGTCCTTCATCACACCTGATGTTCCTACAGAGAGTAACTTTGACAGTTTGCTTAAAGAGTTTGGTGAAGTTTCATTCAATACAGACAATCTGGTTGTCTCTTCTGGAGCCCAGAATGCAACAAGATATAAG TATGGATCTCCTGTCTTAACTTCAGACTCTTTCTTAAAACTTCCAGCTTCTCTGGGTACCAATGTCTGCACAGATAATAATCCCATAG GTTTCCTAATGAACCAGGATTTTAGATGCACTAGAAGTGTACAGATTGACAATTGCTCTGTTCCTGCATTGTCCCTTGGAACGTACACAGATATTGGGATTTTGACA gCACCTAATTCCGAAAAACCG GTTAATATCACGGTACAGTCTATTTTTCTGAAATCTCTGAATGGGACCCTCACTATAGAAAACCCCGGGAATGTTACACCATCTTTTGACAACGCTACAGGTATCTGCAGCTTTGTGGTTTTGGGG GGTAGTTACACCATAATGTATACTGATCAAGGAGAGATTACAAATGTTACGGCTTCTTTTACCCTGGGAACAATTGACAGTACAGTGGTTCCAATAGAACAGAGCTTTCAAATTCGGTTCATCCAG GATGGAACAGTACCTTCTCCAATCAGTGGAAATCCTGGTTATGTCGTTGGGTTACCTTTAATGGCAGGATTTAAGTTGACAC AATCGGGTATCATCCAGAGTACAAACAGGTTCAACCAACTAACTATGCTAAGAAGCTCTGCAGACCAAAACTGCCTGGTTGAAGAAGGTAGCAGGACACCAGTGCTGTTCGGTTATAACATGGTGTCTGGCTGCAGACTGCG tTATTCTTTGACTGCCTTTTGCCAACTTGCAGCAGATGTTGTCCTTAAAGTTCTGAGAGGCCAGCAGTTTCCAGACTATGTGGCCTCATTTGGGAATTCTCAGCCGCAGAATGTGTTAGACTGGGTGCCGATTACTGTTGTTAGTTCTACAGAGCAAGGAAACATCCCG GATGCTTGTAAAATCCCAGTATCTTTAGAAACAGAAGTAAGATGGACTAAATATGGCTCCTTGGTCAATCCCCAAGCAAAGATTGTAAATGTTACTCAAAAGATCAGTCATGTTTTTATTCCG ACTGCGCTTTCAGCAAGTGAAAGGTTTCTACAGATCTCCACTTCTGTCTCATTCATTGATGTGTCTGCACCTGCACAGCCCGGTTACAAAGCTCAACCAACAATTGATGCCAAACTGCCCTTTGGTTTCTTCCACCCATTTGTATAA
- the HVCN1 gene encoding voltage-gated hydrogen channel 1 — translation MSKYLKHFTSVGDVQQQKQWNEEDLEKQEEETSKTPHPFTSSYSFRDALKWLFGSHKFQIAIVCLVILDAIFVLIEVLLDLELLMDKVNHIIPEVFHYLSISVLTFFLVEIVGKLYAFRLEFFHHKFEVFDAAIVVISFIIDIVYISREDIFNAVGLLILLRLWRVARIVNGVIVSVKSRAEEKINKLKQSQDTLLAKVSQLEQQCAQQEQEISRLQKLLQQHNVFPDSSDTNLP, via the exons ATGTCTAAGTATCTGAAACATTTTACATCTGTGGGAGATgtccaacaacaaaaacaatggAATGAGGAAGATTTAGAGAAACAAGAAGAGGAAACTTCCAAGACGCCCCACCCTTTTACTTCCTCCTATAGCTTCAGGGATGCATTGAAATGGCTCTTCGGCAGCCATAAGTTTCAG ATTGCCATTGTGTGCCTGGTTATTCTTGATGCTATATTTGTTCTTATTGAGGTACTTTTGGATCTGGAATTGCTTATGGATAAAGTGAATCACATTATACCAGAG gtGTTTCATTATTTGAGCATTTCTGTTTTGACCTTTTTCCTTGTGGAAATAGTTGGCAAACTATATGCTTTTCGTCTAGAATTCTTTCATCACAAGTTTGAGGTGTTCGATGCAGCGATCGTTGTGATTTCGTTTATTATCGACATAGTTTATATCTCTCGGGAAGATATATTCAATGCTGTTGGGCTGCTTATATTGCTTCGGCTTTGGAGAGTGGCTAGAATTGTGAATG GAGTGATTGTATCCGTGAAGAGCCGCGCTGAAGAGAAAATCAACAAGTTAAAACAAAGTCAGGACACGCTACTTGCAAAGGTCTCCCAGCTGGAGCAGCAGTGTGCGCAACAG gaacaaGAAATATCCAGACTTCAGAAATTATTACAACAACATAACGTATTTCCTGATTCGTCAGACACAAACCTTCCCTGA